The proteins below are encoded in one region of Cystobacter ferrugineus:
- a CDS encoding glycerate kinase: MSRWLVAPQEFKGTLTATEAATALAEGLRQGAPGVELDVAPLADGGPGTVDALLTGVGGERVTCTVTGPLGRPVRATYGVLDGGRTAVIEMAAASGLSLLAAGERDARRATTTGTGELMRDALERGCQRLILGLGGSATTDGGSGALTALGWRFLDASGTPLPPGGAALQRLARVEASGAHPRLAEVELLVATDVTSPLLGADGAARLFGPQKGADAATVEELESALARFAEVLSPGLVQTPGGGAAGGFGYGLVALARGKIVSGYTLVARTLRLSERLAAARVVLTGEGRFDRQTALGKGPGALAKEARALGRRTVMFAGQVTPDAGAEGSPFDEVIELSASRDAEASAAESLRQAGARWAAHDLQGV, from the coding sequence ATGAGCCGCTGGCTCGTCGCCCCGCAGGAGTTCAAGGGCACCCTCACGGCCACCGAGGCCGCCACTGCTCTCGCCGAGGGGCTGCGCCAGGGCGCGCCCGGGGTGGAGCTGGACGTGGCGCCGCTCGCGGATGGCGGGCCCGGCACCGTGGACGCGCTCCTCACCGGCGTGGGCGGCGAGCGCGTGACGTGCACCGTCACCGGACCTCTCGGCCGGCCCGTGCGGGCCACCTATGGTGTGCTGGACGGGGGACGCACCGCCGTCATCGAGATGGCCGCCGCCTCCGGCCTGTCGCTGCTCGCCGCCGGGGAGCGGGACGCACGGCGCGCCACCACCACGGGGACGGGCGAGTTGATGCGGGACGCGCTGGAGCGGGGCTGCCAGCGGCTCATCCTCGGACTGGGAGGAAGTGCCACCACAGATGGAGGCAGCGGGGCGCTCACGGCGCTCGGCTGGCGCTTCCTCGACGCGAGCGGCACTCCCCTCCCCCCGGGAGGCGCGGCGCTCCAACGGCTCGCTCGCGTGGAGGCGAGCGGTGCCCATCCCCGGCTCGCCGAGGTGGAGTTGCTCGTGGCCACGGACGTCACCTCGCCGCTGTTGGGAGCAGATGGAGCCGCGCGCCTCTTCGGCCCCCAGAAGGGAGCGGACGCGGCGACCGTGGAGGAGCTGGAGTCGGCCCTGGCCCGCTTCGCCGAGGTCCTCTCGCCCGGACTCGTCCAGACACCGGGTGGCGGCGCGGCGGGAGGGTTCGGCTATGGCCTGGTGGCGTTGGCCCGGGGGAAGATCGTTTCCGGGTACACGCTGGTGGCCCGGACGCTGCGGCTGTCCGAGCGGCTCGCCGCCGCACGAGTCGTGCTCACCGGAGAGGGCCGCTTCGACCGGCAGACGGCGCTCGGCAAGGGCCCGGGAGCCCTGGCGAAGGAGGCCCGGGCGCTCGGCCGGCGCACGGTGATGTTCGCGGGCCAGGTCACTCCGGACGCGGGCGCGGAGGGCTCGCCGTTCGACGAAGTCATCGAACTCTCCGCGAGCAGGGACGCAGAGGCCTCCGCCGCCGAGTCCCTGCGCCAGGCCGGCGCTCGATGGGCCGCCCACGACCTTCAGGGGGTGTAA
- a CDS encoding YkgJ family cysteine cluster protein — translation MRGRDWDEDGGGEGDERPSPGGTHEEERALKELRTVYRQADAAYAPFSCPASGECCQLAKTRRQPWLWWPEWLLLARRHPLPPPRKDGGCPYLDAEGQRCTVYADRPFGCRTFFCERIRGPARQPADTVSTLLVRLERISQRLRPTLTGPRELLDWHAEALSANGSEAEEP, via the coding sequence ATGCGCGGCCGAGACTGGGACGAGGATGGCGGCGGAGAGGGCGACGAGCGGCCCTCCCCCGGAGGCACCCACGAGGAGGAGCGGGCGCTCAAGGAGCTGCGCACCGTCTACCGGCAGGCGGACGCGGCCTACGCCCCCTTCTCCTGCCCGGCCAGTGGCGAGTGCTGCCAGCTCGCGAAGACCCGGCGCCAGCCCTGGCTGTGGTGGCCCGAATGGCTGCTGCTCGCGCGCCGCCACCCACTGCCCCCGCCCCGGAAGGACGGCGGCTGTCCCTACCTGGACGCCGAGGGCCAGCGCTGCACCGTGTACGCGGACCGGCCCTTCGGCTGCCGCACCTTCTTCTGCGAGCGCATCCGGGGCCCGGCCCGCCAGCCCGCGGACACGGTGAGCACCCTGCTGGTACGCCTGGAGCGCATCTCCCAGCGCCTGAGGCCCACGTTGACGGGCCCCCGGGAGCTGCTCGACTGGCACGCGGAGGCCCTCTCCGCAAACGGGTCCGAGGCGGAGGAGCCATGA
- a CDS encoding ankyrin repeat domain-containing protein, which translates to MLNARRDSVLPTSRREVADTASPGGAGTASSPLHQAVLDKDIDQVRALISAGVRPTALDESRRSPLDLLDSMSLDPSTKQQLRHELLVSKNPTAPTHYTKWEAGHGSPWGLEILGSGELKGGVNDAKGGAESLEGMVFFSDRTPERSTDSTTRDNLRSKARLYAEGKGTKPSSAVNRALQYKMTQAMQAATDKGTQLNLTQKPIQISVDSMDEVRAAIKTQMQSILTDNSFVLPGLTKMSPEQISSKLKFPSEITVSSRDGAERKIIGDELARLYAELGGELKSDLENGKAPFLGLINNGAIVPMVFGFEKISGLKSHTISGAPNEAPKQFSYQNKNHPLGGSEAGGKLKEIELRDLKDLATLQLGCLAKGIEIPPDVVIRINPAAGIKSRTGVKAQYLTRDQVEGFNSRLLQEIASATQLPPGEVSAALAKAPISRLQTINGDLRERPLDTFVPERRSGDEFIP; encoded by the coding sequence TTGCTGAACGCGCGGCGCGACTCCGTGCTGCCCACGAGCCGCCGCGAGGTGGCGGACACCGCTTCCCCTGGAGGTGCTGGGACCGCTTCCTCCCCGCTGCATCAGGCGGTGTTGGATAAGGATATTGATCAGGTGCGAGCCTTGATTTCAGCGGGCGTGCGGCCGACAGCCTTGGACGAATCCCGGAGATCACCTCTTGATCTCCTCGATTCCATGTCGCTGGACCCTTCGACAAAGCAACAGCTTCGCCACGAACTCCTTGTCTCGAAAAACCCGACGGCACCAACCCATTATACCAAATGGGAGGCCGGGCACGGAAGTCCATGGGGGTTGGAAATCCTTGGTTCCGGCGAGCTGAAAGGAGGCGTGAACGATGCCAAGGGAGGTGCTGAGTCGCTCGAGGGAATGGTCTTCTTCTCGGACCGGACGCCTGAGCGTTCAACGGACAGCACGACGCGAGACAACTTGCGAAGCAAAGCAAGACTCTATGCGGAAGGCAAGGGAACGAAGCCTTCTTCGGCCGTCAACCGTGCTTTGCAATACAAGATGACCCAGGCGATGCAAGCGGCCACGGACAAAGGGACGCAACTGAATCTGACGCAAAAACCGATTCAGATCAGCGTTGACTCCATGGACGAGGTCCGTGCCGCGATCAAGACGCAAATGCAGTCAATATTGACTGACAACAGCTTCGTGCTTCCCGGATTGACGAAGATGTCGCCCGAGCAGATAAGCAGCAAATTGAAGTTTCCCAGCGAGATTACGGTTTCGTCACGAGATGGGGCAGAGCGGAAGATCATCGGAGATGAACTCGCCCGCCTTTATGCGGAGCTCGGTGGCGAACTGAAGTCGGATCTTGAAAATGGCAAGGCACCGTTCCTTGGATTGATCAACAATGGGGCAATCGTGCCTATGGTCTTCGGGTTCGAGAAGATCTCGGGACTGAAGAGCCACACCATTTCTGGGGCTCCGAATGAGGCTCCTAAACAGTTTTCGTATCAGAACAAGAATCATCCGCTCGGTGGTTCGGAGGCGGGCGGCAAGCTGAAGGAAATCGAGCTGCGGGACTTGAAGGATCTGGCGACGCTGCAATTGGGGTGCCTTGCCAAGGGGATCGAAATTCCCCCGGATGTTGTCATTCGCATCAATCCCGCCGCTGGGATCAAATCTCGTACCGGCGTTAAGGCGCAATATCTGACGAGGGATCAAGTCGAGGGGTTCAATTCCCGTCTGTTGCAGGAAATAGCGAGCGCCACACAATTGCCCCCGGGCGAAGTGTCCGCTGCTCTCGCGAAGGCCCCCATCAGCAGGCTGCAAACCATCAATGGTGATTTGCGCGAGCGTCCACTCGATACCTTTGTCCCCGAGCGCCGTTCTGGCGACGAGTTCATTCCGTGA